Proteins found in one Quercus robur chromosome 2, dhQueRobu3.1, whole genome shotgun sequence genomic segment:
- the LOC126715016 gene encoding protein SIEVE ELEMENT OCCLUSION B-like — MDTKAVTGPVQKPNATTPAQQPSQASNVLLQATPLLQPGQQLGPLQPTSNLGSVQQTSNPAGTYQQPNPQTNYGAVQQPNPQSNFALQQPTPQTNYALQQPNPQTNYGAVQQPNPQTKQVPFQPSNQQTSLVPYQQPDPQTNLGAWQRPTPLGSLQPSTLLSKLAPNATHQLIRGDRSMLTMSDDNALVSHILGSHTPDGRDFDVKPLLRLVEDILRRATLTPETLLTTGSQTYLDSGFDDKTHHTSFLAMLEALSYTIDRIACELAYKALGGTDAHQTTVAICNMVSHYGWDAKLVLALAAFGLNYGEFWLLAQIYSTNELAKAMAILKQVPGIIEHAVPLKPRFDALNDLIRTILEVTWCVIEFKDLPSIYITTDVPALASAMIHIPTAVYWTIRSIVACASQISSFTNMGYEFALSTSEAWELSTLTHKLKTILEHLKKKMEECVQYIEERKDVESYEMLVELFKMIHIDNMRVLKALICPRDDVLALVDGTTKRRVNLDVLRRKNVLLLISSLDITQDELSVLEQSYNESRLHEMRLQSPYEVVWIPIVDQLTDVKQRHFEVLQAPMTWYSVYHPSIISKASVKFIREQWHFRNKPILVVLDHQGRVVSPNAIHMMWIWGSHAFPFTTLREEVLWREEAWRLELLVDGIDTTILNWIKEGKYIFLYGGDDMEWIRKFTKEAKAVAAATRIPLEMVYVGKATKREQVKRVITNIVQEKLSTCWQDTATIWFFWTRLESMLFSKIQLGKDEEHDLVMQQIKRVLSFDREGSWAVLSRGSSVLVNEHGNILWPALFEYEQWKEKVALQGFDIAFQNYVAALRGDSHPCCRFEFSNYAGKIPENMKCPECHHYMEKYTTFLCCHDEGIVPSLLALATNK; from the exons ATGGATACCAAGGCAGTAACTGGTCCTGTGCAAAAACCAAATGCCACAACTCCTGCCCAGCAACCAAGCCAAGCTAGCAATGTGCTATTACAAGCTACTCCATTGTTGCAACCTGGCCAACAATTGGGTCCTTTGCAGCCAACTTCCAACTTGGGTTCTGTGCAGCAAACCAGCAACCCAGCTGGTACATACCAGCAACCCAACCCACAAACCAATTATGGTGCAGTGCAGCAACCTAACCCACAATCCAATTTTGCACTGCAGCAGCCAACCCCGCAAACCAATTATGCATTGCAGcaaccaaacccacaaaccaattATGGTGCAGTGCAGcaaccaaacccacaaaccaaacAAGTTCCATTTCAGCCATCCAACCAACAAACCAGCCTTGTTCCTTATCAACAACCCGACCCACAAACCAATCTTGGGGCTTGGCAACGACCCACCCCACTGGGTTCTTTGCAGCCATCCACCCTACTCAGCAAGCTGGCACCCAATGCCACGCACCAACTGATCAGAGGTGACCGAAGCATGCTTACGATGTCTGATGACAATGCGCTGGTCAGTCATATTCTGGGATCCCATACTCCAGATGGCCGAGACTTTGATGTTAAACCCCTTCTTCGCCTTGTTGAGGACATTCTTAGACGTGCCACTCTCACTCCAGAGACCCTCTTAACAACG GGTTCCCAAACATACCTTGATTCAGGCTTTGATGACAAGACCCACCATACGAGTTTTCTTGCCATGCTGGAAGCTCTGTCATATACCATTGACCGAATTGCCTGCGAG CTTGCATACAAGGCTTTGGGTGGCACAGATGCACACCAAACCACAGTGGCAATATGTAACATGGTATCACACTATGGATGGGACGCTAAGTTGGTGCTGGCCTTAGCGGCATTTGGATTGAACTATGGAGAATTCTGGCTTCTTGCACAGATTTACTCGACAAACGAACTTGCCAAGGCAATGGCAATCCTGAAACAAGTGCCTGGCATCATTGAGCACGCTGTCCCACTGAAACCCCGGTTCGATGCACTTAATGATCTAATCAGGACCATATTAGAAGTGACTTGGTGTGTCATTGAGTTTAAAGATCTACCATCCATTTATATCACAACGGACGTACCAGCATTAGCCTCAGCCATGATCCATATTCCAACTGCTGTGTATTGGACTATCAGGAGTATTGTGGCCTGCGCATCTCAGATTTCTAGCTTCACTAACATGGGTTACGA GTTTGCGTTATCCACCTCAGAAGCATGGGAGCTATCCACCCTTACCCACAAGCTCAAAACCATACTTGAACATCtcaagaagaagatggaggaatGTGTTCAATACATTG AGGAGAGGAAGGATGTTGAATCTTATGAAATGCTTGTCGAACTCTTCAAAATGATCCACATTGACAACATGAGAGTTCTCAAGGCCTTGATTTGCCCTAGGGATGATGTGCTAGCACTTGTTGATGGTACCACCAAGAGAAGG GTTAACCTTGATGTTCTTAGGAGGAAGAATGTGTTATTGCTCATTTCAAGTCTAGATATCACCCAAGATGAGCTATCAGTTCTTGAACAGAGTTATAACGAGTCCAGGCTCCACGAAATGAGGCTTCAGAGTCCGTATGAGGTTGTGTGGATCCCCATTGTCGACCAATTGACTGATGTTAAGCAAAGGCATTTTGAAGTGTTGCAGGCTCCAATGACGTGGTACTCAGTGTACCACCCTTCCATAATATCAAAGGCATCTGTCAAGTTCATCAGGGAGCAGTGGCACTTCAGGAACAAGCCTATCCTTGTAGTCCTAGACCATCAAGGGAGAGTGGTGTCCCCCAATGCAATTCACATGATGTGGATTTGGGGAAGCCATGCCTTCCCTTTCACTACATTGAGAGAAGAAGTTCTTTGGAGAGAAGAGGCTTGGAGGCTTGAGCTGTTGGTGGATGGCATTGACACAACCATATTGAACTGG ATTAAAGAAGGAAAATACATTTTCTTGTATGGAGGCGATGATATGGAGTGGATTCGGAAATTTACAAAGGAAGCAAAAGCAGTTGCAGCGGCTACACGCATACCCTTAGAGATGGTGTATGTAGGAAAAGCCACAAAAAGGGAGCAAGTGAAGCGAGTGATAACGAACATTGTACAGGAAAAACTCAGTACCTGCTGGCAAGACACAGCCACAATATGGTTCTTTTGGACCAGGCTTGAGAGCATGCTGTTCTCAAAGATTCAGCTAGGCAAGGATGAGGAACACGACCTTGTGATGCAACAAATCAAGAGGGTGCTTAGTTTTGACAGAGAGGGTTCGTGGGCAGTGCTTAGCAGAGGGTCTAGTGTGTTGGTTAATGAGCATGGAAACATTCTCTGGCCTGCCTTGTTTGAGTATGAACAATGGAAAGAAAAGGTGGCACTGCAGGGCTTTGACATTGCTTTTCAAAACTATGTTGCTGCGCTTCGTGGTGATTCTCACCCTTGTTGCCGCTTTGAGTTCTCAAACTATGCTGGAAAAATCCCAGAAAACATGAAGTGTCCTGAGTGTCACCACTACATGGAGAAATACACCACTTTCCTCTGCTGCCACGACGAAGGCATTGTTCCAAGCTTACTTGCACTAGCCACTAATAAATAA